The sequence gcattatattcattaattattaCTACTAACTCTTTTTTGGGTTATACATACTTGTGCTACTTCTTTGCTGTCATAGAGGGAATTCTCAAGGGAATGAATAGAAGAGTGGGGTTTTTTAGGAGTATCTTGAGAATTCCTGAGATGGGTCATTGTTGGTTTAGTTGggttttggttgtgttgttggtgttgttgggGGTTAGTGTGAAGGGGTACCCAGTTGAGGATCTGGTTGTGAAACTGCCTGGACAGCCTAAGGTTGAGTTTAGACAGTATGCTGGGTATGTTGATGTGGATGTCAAGGCAGGAAGGAGTCTGTTTTACTATTTTGTTGAGGCAGAGAGCCAACCTGACAAGAAGCCCCTAGCTCTGTGGCTCAATGGAGGTTGGTTTTGTTCTTTAACTTCTTATATATTATTGTATGTTCCTGTTCAATTGTGCTTGCACTTAACTTCCTCATCATATGATGTTTGTTACTTAAGTATTTAAGTGAGACTGTTCCTTCTACTTTGTCTCTTTTCATAATCTTGAACCTGTTACTTCATTGTACTTCTGGATCTTGTGCTTACTTACTTTCCCTTCCTATGTGGAAAgttattcttctcttttttaactcttttcaagttttctgtttgtttttccCTATgccaaattaaattt comes from Castanea sativa cultivar Marrone di Chiusa Pesio chromosome 3, ASM4071231v1 and encodes:
- the LOC142628687 gene encoding serine carboxypeptidase-like 42 gives rise to the protein MGHCWFSWVLVVLLVLLGVSVKGYPVEDLVVKLPGQPKVEFRQYAGYVDVDVKAGRSLFYYFVEAESQPDKKPLALWLNGGPGCSSIGGGAFTELGPFYPRGDGRSLRKNSMSWSRASNLLFVESPAGVGWSYSNTSSDYTWGAS